CATTCAGAGCAATTACAAGTGGCCATCACGCATTTGCTTTGCCAAAATAATCGAGTTATctcaccaaccagccaagatAGTAGGCGTTCATAATGAGACATGGTTCATCCATCTGATAGGCTGCAAACACCTTTACGTCATTTGATAATCGTTTCGACAGGCATGTGGACGCTGTGATTATCATTAGCTTGGATGGCACTGGTTGGATGATAACCCACAACTATATGCTCAATACAATGAAGTGTTTTTTTACAGTGGCTAATTCGCTCAAGAACTGTTTTGAATAACTTAGAAAACTCAATAGCAATCGGGAAGGATTCGAAATGGCGATCCCAATACCTGTTTGAAGCGTTTATCAAAGATTCCCTTCAACTTTACATGAGCTAGAGGGTTTTTAATATTCACTAGATCTTGTTTAAATTCGTCTCAAAGCAATGTCTTGGAAAAGGATCGAAATTGATCTTGAAAAGCCTTTGATAATCATATTCTTCTCAACACCGTACTTCTGTGGCTCAGGCGCCCATTTAATATTTTCAGAATAGATATTCCTCCAAAGTTTTGCTATATTTGCACCATCTAGCTCCAGCAATCGAAATCGTTGGCTAATAATTTCAAGGATTAAAACTGAAAGAactttaaaaatggaaaaataaatgaaagaaagacCGCCAATTTGGCTCAATCAGTCGAAAACATTCCTCGTCAACCCTTGCTACTCTTAATAACTTCATTTGTAATAAATTTAGGAGGGTTTAGGgtaattttcttttgctgaATTGTTTGAACTTTTCAAGCTTCACGATTTCCTTAAATTATCATCGATTGAGCTTTAAAGAGAGATAGCGAtagaaaagagagagtgagaaagtaTCACTCCTataaaaaatcgatcaaaataaTCGACGAACGGAATGTTGCATGCAACGATTGACAAGTGGCCTCCTTCAGCGTACATTTCAGTTCCTGCTGTCAGCAAACTTGGCTAACGAAGACACCAAAACGGGTACAACTTCGGAATGAcagtttgcttgttttttttctcgtgttGCAAAAGGCCAACCGGGCgctctcccaaaaaaaaaccgaagaaaaaaaaagggccgcTGTGTGCAAAAAGTGTCGCATAAAATATTGAGAAATTCCGGTCCGTAAAATCGCCTCGGCCATCGCCAAACATCCGGTTTCGGTAGTTCCGCCATACGCATAACCGTGCAGAGAAGGCAGAAGAAAAGAGGAGCGTTTGCTTAccgctaccgccgccgccgccgttgccgtcgtggtggtcgtgcttCTACGCCAGCTGGAATTCGCAAGGCAAGCCACAGCCGCCCGCACCGGAACGGCAGGATCAGCGCGCGTGGGATGGACGTTCGGTTGACCGTTACCGTGTGTTGACCCCATTgcgtgggggagggagggaggccaAGGCTAGCAGCTAGCAAAGCACCGTTCGATACGGGAGTGCCAGAGCGGAAAagtgccgacgacgacgacgcaggatGATGGAATCAGCTGAACCGGGTCCCGTGTGCAACCGTGGTCACCGTGCCGTGTTCGCCAATCTCAGCTAGCTCACCGTTGCTCGGCTCCTGTGTAAGCGCCTGCTGCGAAAGGTGAACGGGGCAGTCGAGTAGTGAGTCAGAAGAAGGCAGAAGACAAGAAGGCGGCGGCGCCACAGTAGTAGAGGAGGAAGGGCAGGAGGTGCGGGCAACAACGACCGGCGGCGACGAGAAGGCGGCCCATGAAATCCACCAACAacggcgtgcgtgcgtgctgcgTGCGAGTGTCGAATGTGTATGTGGGCGGGTGTACGtgtgcatgagtgtgtgtggatctgtatgtgtgtgtttgtgtgtgtgtgtgcatgagcgAGGATGATGTATGTGCGTTGCGTAAAAAAGGTGctctcgtgcgtgcgtgctccgtgcgtgtgtcgcGTAAGTGAGAAGAAGTGACAAGCTCAAACCGGGCCAACTGAAAACGCGTCCcccttgtgttgtgtgtcgtcGAAgtctagtttttgttttgtgtggctACGGCAGAGCGGAGGAGGAAGACACGCAATCCATCCGGACGGCAGCAGCTGGACGTTTCGGTTCGTCTCGGAATAAGGTGGTTCCTACGCCGTCAGCTGTAACGCGGCAGTTTTGCAGCCCGTGACACGAAAGGTACGAGGTACAATGTCCTTCTTCCATCTGCAGAAAGCAACACCGGCTGACTAGATGGATACCGTCCGACAGAAACGACACAGGGGACTTACGACGGAAGACTTGCTACCTTGCTGACCCTAATACCTCACGCTACAGGTGCAGCTCAGTGTATGGCTTATTCGGTGGCCATCATTCGTAGATCTGTCCACCCTCGCAAACCTAATAAGAGCGGTTCGCCAACCGAATGCGCGAAAGTGGGCGCTTGTCGAACGTCAGGtcaatgcaaaaacaaaatgaaaaaaaaaaactaccggCTAAAAACTGCGGGTGGGATTATTGGAGGGGTTTCGCACCAGCGCGTCTGTCCGCGTGAGGAGGCGCCAACCGGTGCGGAATGTACCACACCTCACCCTGCCCCCCTCCAAGCGCTGAACCATCCAGACAAGCAACGGCGACACCTGTTACACGCCGGCTGTGCCCATCCGACTGGCGTCGACTTTGCTCGCCTCGATAACCAGCCGATTCTGTCGCACCACGCAAACCACGCGGCCATTCGCTCTCCGCACCgggtgcggatgatgatgatgatgtaccaGCGAGGGCAGGATAGGATACACGGTGTCTTGTGGTGGTAACGGACATGGTTTACCACccctttctttcatttcgcgTTCGACCATGGCCTGCTATTGAGGGCCGGCAATCGGCAAGACCAGATAGAGACTGACGGCGGACGAgtaagagagcgagagcgcagTGTGCCGCGAGATAGTGAGAGCAAtcgtcgcacacacattcggcCGGACGCATCAGAagaggagggttttttttgatGTTCACCACACTACAACTTTTCGCGGATGATGCTGGTTTGGCGAGCATGGGTCATCTATATTTAGGGACAGCGGCAGTGCACGAAGAATCATCTTCACAATGTGCGTGTCCGTGGTGTCCGTCCCGGTCACCACCTGCCAGTCAGCTCAGACCCAGGCCTTCGCGGACCAGCGAACCGCAAACCGCCATCAATCGGCCTTTgaatgaagcataaattaaGTTTTATGCTGACGTCGCTTCCTGTGTCGTCGAAGCACACTCCACCGTTGATCATCTTAGTGAATGTGGTGGTTGTCCAAAACGAAAACCGTTGATCGGTTAGCGACCCACCCCGCCAAGCGCCCGTATCAGCGGTCGGGCGATAGATGATGATTGCACAGGACGGGCAGTAGGCGTCGCGGGGTGGGGATGTGTTTGCAATGTTTACTTCGCTGCCGTTCGTTTGCTGAAGGCATTAATCGGCGTACAACGAGCCGAGCCGGCCGTCGCAGCGGCGGCGTTATcatcgaaacgacgacgagacatTGTCGTcactgctggctggtgcggTTTGAAAAAACGAATTGAATGGTGAACCAATGTACAACCCACgttgacaacgacaacaacgaccactgggagggatggaggagaaggaggatgcgAAGCACAGCATTCGCACTATGACTACTTGATTTGCGCGGCTCTTATGTTGCTTTGATCGTACGCTGTAAACATACTCGCCAGACGCGTTTCACAATCAAGAGCCATagtcctactactactattactagtactactactactaccactgtcACCGCTACTATGACTACGACCGTTTCTACTACGTACTGCTTCAAGCTGTATGCAAAATAGCAACACGATCGCTGAATCTCGTGTGACATTATCGATTCATTCGGGGGCTTCGTACTTGCGATGTTATTGTTATCTCGTTGGCGGCTGAGCGACTAACAcagggtttgtttgtttctcttttcgtAGATAGTGCATCCGGTGGAATCACCCCAAGTTCTACGTTCTACGTCAAAAACAATCAACCCCACGGTACCTGTACCGGTGCTAATCCGTGAAAATGGTGAAGGAAAAACCCAACTCCACACGCATCTACGATAAGGAAGGGTACCGGCGCAGGGCGGCCTGTATCTGTGTGCGATCGGAAGCCGAAGCGGAAGTGAGTATCCCCGATCGCTGGCTGCAAGCTTTGTTGCTGTACTAATAAATATATACGTATccctcggtggtggcgttgggCAGGTCCTATTAGTCACGTCGTCCAGACGACCGGAACTTTGGATCGTACCGGGCGGTGGCGTGGAGCCAGAGGAAGAAGCTACACTGACGGCCACCCGGGAGGTGCTTGAAGAGGCCGGTGTTATTGGTGACCTTGGGCGTTGTCTTGGCGTTTTCGAGGTATAaggaaaccacaaaaccacatcACCAACCGCATTCTTATCAAAACAATCGCAACCGCTACTCACCATCGCCGTTTGCGTTGTCCTCATTTCGATTTTACAGAACAGCGAGCACATGCACCGCACGGAGGTGTTCGTCATGGTCGTTACACAGGAGCTGGAAGAGTGGGAAGATTCGAAAACGATCGGTCGCAAACGCCAGTGGTTCTCGATCGAGGAAGCGCTGTCCCAGCTGGCACTACACAAACCAACCCAGCGAACCTACCTGCAGCAGCTGCGTCACTCGAAACATCGGTGCCCGAACTCGGCACCACCCATCATCTCCGAGCACGAGTCGTGCGACGATGGTGATTTCACGATCGGTACGCCGAAAGACGAAAATTCGACGCCCGAGTCGGccacggcggcggccaccccgacgacggcagcgacgacgacgaatgacaGCGGTGAAATGGTGATGACGAACGAGGAGGAAGCCGTCGCCGAAGAGCGAAAGGAAGCGGAAGGTGGTGTATCGCCGTCTCCAGCGATTGCCGCCGATGAAGTCGAGGATGCCGGATCAACCAACGCATCGCCACCAACGACCCCAACCACTTAAACTCACTGCGGCGCGTCCTGCGCTTTGTGGAACATATTCATCAGATATTTctattttgttaattttttcgtttttgcctTGCGTTTCTTTATGTTTTCGATAATCGTTCTAATTAGGAGAGCCCAACAGAGAACATGGCAGTATGTTTGCCGAATCCACTGACTACGCCAGAAGCAGAAATAACAGGGACAGCAGAAAACTCCCCCGCGGTACGGTTGAATATCTCGAATACTGTGAGGCAAACATACTCGAGgttgcgaaagcgaaaatgcTTGGCCGTTCCAGCTACATAGATTTAAACGCTCCGCCATTCTTTCCCCGCAACcgaatcaattcaattaaaaccagCGTTAAGTTAGAGAAGACAGGAGATCATTCCGTCGATCACGTGCGGGAGTGAATTACTAGCTAGAGAAACCCCTCCCTCTTGCGCCGAACATATTGTTTTGCAGCGAATCAGCGGTATGACCATAACGCTGCACGCAAAAACCCGCACTCCACATACATACtagtgtttcattttgtgtCCATGATTACCGAATATTCCCTCTAAACACTACCGGAGTATATACCGTAGTATACCGCGGCAGTGGCATATGAAACATCATGAGATTAGCCTTAGCTGACGATACTGCACTGCGTGTTCGCATTGTTCTGCACTTGCATCCGTTTTAGATTGAAATCCTTTCATTTTTGTTGTGGTGTATTTGTGTTTCTTCAAATCTACAGACATGGTGTAATTGTTTCGACCTGTTGTGTCCtgttttggcatttttggcTAAGCGAACATTTATATTGCATCAAAGAATCAAAGACTTTTCGAGCTCGCCCTCTGGAAGCTAACGCTTTGCAAGCGCCCAAGTCTTCAGACGCAGCTCCCTATGAAAGACCACGCTttatcgcgcacacacacactcacccaGAAAGCCTCCCAAGAATCAAGAAAGCTAAATGATGATACAGAATACTACACCTAAGCCGTAGATACTCCGAAGACGGCTCTATAGAGCGGTTAAAGACGGTAGGAATGGGAGGTTTAATCGAATGTTAAATGCGCCAAAATGTCGCCTTGACGATGGGGCGAAAAACACAATTTAGGGAATATAGGAATACAACACGGTGGCTAGGTATGATGTTCAATGCGCCCGGCGGGACAAATAGAAAGATATTCAGTCACATacgagcagcaacaaatgTTTCACCAGTCCTGCAAAACCCCGTGCTGCTGGAATAGGTAAACTAGGGGAGTTAGCATGTAACCGGAAGGACCGGAAACGTGATGAGTGAAGTTAGATTTGCTAAATTATACCTTTAACTACTTATACTTATAATACTTTACTATTATAATTTATTGATATACACACAACAGATCTAGTGGCTGTCCGAACGAGGATTAGAAAGGAGCGCAGATGAAGATACGTGAAACTcatcaaaagagaaaaaaggtgtACATGAGATATGGACGGAAGGGCAACACCGGGAAATAGAGATTGGATGATCCTATTCCCTACATGCGGCACTGGCGCGAGAAACtttgttaatggtttttgttttaaatcggGTCAGAAAGTGCCCCATTGACGCCAAGGTGTGTGATCGGCTGCTGGGTGCCGGTGAAATGGTGAAATAATAATCTTAAAATCACAAAATGGGTGGCTGTCCTTCTTTAAAGGTCGGACCGGGAGCTATAGTAAGGATCTAACATGGGTTTATCATGAAATGTGAAGCAGGACATGGATAGCACACACGCTCCGAGCGCCCAGAATTTCGCTTAAAGgcgaaaaagaacgaaaatgCATCAAATGTATTTAACTTTATtataaaagcgaaaaaagaaaaatctaaCCGTTGAAggacaacgaaacgaaatcggtgtatctgttttctttttgggaACGAACAACTAGCCGTCGTGATGCTAACGATAAATCAATGCGTTACCGTTGTATGGTAAAAGGTGAAAGCGGATGGTTTAGAAccatttttcgttgttcctagGCCTTTTAGAGGATCTTGCTGCAGCTCTCCCCCGCCTTGGGATGGCcagatggcaaaaaaaaatatggtgAAAAAATTAGCCATGATTCCGTTGCGTTTCAAATCCAATCATAAATCGAGCAAATATTCTGAAATCGACGAATCGCCTCTTTCGTCGATTTTGGAATTCAAAACGTCAAACTCatctgttttgctgtttttatgtttttctgcaaaaaaaatctgatCCAAGCAGCATTCCTTATCTTAGCTTCCGCATTGTAATCCGTTCAGTGGTATCAACGGGCGCGAGGGTGAATAATCTATCTTGTGCAACAGAGACTCATGCTGAGCGCGAGTCAGTGATGGCAGACTCGCTAGATCCATCCACCCCATCCAGCGCCCGTTCGGATGATGGCGAAAGTGAGGAGCAG
The sequence above is a segment of the Anopheles darlingi chromosome 2, idAnoDarlMG_H_01, whole genome shotgun sequence genome. Coding sequences within it:
- the LOC125950573 gene encoding diphosphoinositol polyphosphate phosphohydrolase 1, producing the protein MVKEKPNSTRIYDKEGYRRRAACICVRSEAEAEVLLVTSSRRPELWIVPGGGVEPEEEATLTATREVLEEAGVIGDLGRCLGVFENSEHMHRTEVFVMVVTQELEEWEDSKTIGRKRQWFSIEEALSQLALHKPTQRTYLQQLRHSKHRCPNSAPPIISEHESCDDGDFTIGTPKDENSTPESATAAATPTTAATTTNDSGEMVMTNEEEAVAEERKEAEGGVSPSPAIAADEVEDAGSTNASPPTTPTT